One Paroedura picta isolate Pp20150507F chromosome 3, Ppicta_v3.0, whole genome shotgun sequence genomic window carries:
- the LOC143833841 gene encoding LOW QUALITY PROTEIN: uncharacterized protein LOC143833841 (The sequence of the model RefSeq protein was modified relative to this genomic sequence to represent the inferred CDS: substituted 1 base at 1 genomic stop codon): MEKDTPRGPQCGEKSGARKIAPHVLQAENSGEFLQGRLGEPKNQPAGEGSHSLAQWEAQWQEFLRTVEKPHFLWGFPPLPEKPSPWGDAKAFLASFEQVAEACGWPKHEWANRLEPAISREAKWAFNSLDVPDREDYGKVKAAILQVDAQSREKQREEFRRFCYQEAEGPRGAYCRLREMCCGWLRVENHSKEQILELLILEQLLSVLPLEIQSRVRESGPQSCSQAVALAEELLLRQEVPLEEAAGSMSEASQDPSESEQRYLLMGIKEEEARDYLAGSTDKMAGEFQGSSLQNAEEEGSEGTCRDPGGIKRKEINNADKKRDKRVPVQDESPPENRFNEDPGSNHRIHSREKNKGSLSAGKTHIQKRSITFQEQIHSGEKLHNCLVCGKHFSRQAALTSHQRIHSEAESQLLPLSTPVTKLPGCYDSEHKPFTRSGNGKGFRDEQKGNVHVPKQNRMKAMKCRYRSHLHAHQRTYIVDKSFECSECGRKFSRSFHVRQPQRIHTGEKLFECSVCKKKFGRVDGLRKHQKIHTGEKPFECSVCGNKFRQIIHLQKHQRIHTGEKPFECSECGKKFRHMYHLQTHQRIHTGEKPFECSECGKKFRHMYHLQRHQRTHTGEKPFECSECGRKFSRSFHLHRHKWIHRGEXPFKEKGLPVLLEICWLCRTNSYSKPEMEKDTPRGPQCGKISGARKIAPHVLQAENSGEFLQGRLGEPKNQPAGEGSLSLAQWEAQWQDFLRTVEKPHFPWGFPPLPDKPSPWGDAKAFLASFEQVAEACGWPKDEWATRLQPALSGEAKWAFNSLDVLDREDYGKVKAAILQLDAQSREKQREEFRHFCYQEAEGPRGAYSRLREMCHRWLRVENHSKEQILELLVLEQLLTVLPPEIQSRVRESGPQSCSQAVALAEELLLRQKVRLEEAAGSMSEASQDPSESEQRYLLMGIKEEEARDYLAGSTGKMAGEFQGPLLENAEEEGSEGTCRDPGGIKRKEINNGDKKKNKRVAFQRGDCQNIPVQEESPPENRFNEDLSSNQRIHSREKDKGSLSAGKTHNQKRSITFQEQIHSGEKRYNCLECGKHFSRQSALTSHQRIHSEDESQIMPLITPVRNLPGCYDSEDKSLTRSGNGKGFSDGKQGIVHFTKQYRMKAMKYRYRSQLPAHQRTYLGEKCFECSKCGQKFSQGSNLQRHFRIHTGEKPFECSECGKRFTQSGSLQYHLKTHTGEKPFECSECGKRFSRVDSLRQHQRIHTGEKPLECSVCGKKFSSNSDLQRHQRTHTGEKPFECSVCGKKYSQSRSLQRHERTHIGKRPFQ, from the exons atggagaaagaCACTCCCAGAGGCCCCCAATGTGGAGAAAAATCAGGGGCCAGAAAAATAGCTCCTCACGTCCTCCAGGCTGAGAATAGTGGAGAATTCCTTCAAGGGAGGCTTGGAGAACCCAAGAATCAGCCAGCAGGGGAGGGCTCCCATTCCCTCGCTCAGTGGGAAGCCCAGTGGCAGGAGTTCCTCCGGACGGTGGAAAAGCCTCACTTTCtgtggggatttccccccctgcCAGAGAAACCTTCTCCCTGGGGGgatgccaaggccttcctggcctccttcgagcaagtggccgaaGCCTGTGGGTGGCCAAAACATGAGTGGGCGAACCGACTCGAGCCGGCCATCAGCAGAGAAGCCAAGTGGGCCTTTAATAGTCTGGATGTCCCGGACAGAGAGGACTATGGGAAGGTGAAGGCAGCTATCTTGCAAGTAGACGCCCAGAGCCGGGAGAAGCAACGTGAAGAGTTCAGGCGTTTCTGCTACCAGGAGGCTGAGGGGCCACGAGGCGCTTACTGCCGATTGCGGGAAATGTGCTGCGGGTGGCTGAGGGTGGAGAACCAcagcaaggagcagatcctggagctctTGATCCTGGAGCAACTGCTGAGCGTCCTTCCCCTGGAGATCCAGAGCCGGGTGAGGGAGAGCGGCCCTCAGAGCTGCTCCCaagcggtggccctggccgaggagCTCCTCTTGAGGCAGGAG GTGCCTTTGGAGGAGGCTGCTGGGAGCATGTCTGAGGCCAGTCAGGATCCGTCTGAGAGCGAGCAGAGATACCTCTTGATGGGCATCAAAGAAGAGGAGGCCAGAGATTACCTGg CTGGGAGCACAGACAAAATGGCCGGGGAATTCCAGGGGTCATCGTTGCAAAATGCTGAGGAAGAAGGCTCTGAAGGAACCTGTAGGGATCCGGGTGGAATCAAGAGGAAGGAGATAAACAACGCTGACAAGAAGAGGGATAAACGCGTCCCAGTCCAAGATGAAAGTCCTCCCGAAAACAGATTTAATGAAGACCCAGGTTCTAACCATAGAATCCACtccagggaaaaaaacaagggaagtcTGTCTGCTGGGAAGACTCATATTCAGAAAAGGAGCATTACTTTCCAGGAACAAATTCACTCAGGAGAGAAACTGCATAACTGCTTGGTGTGTGGAAAGCATTTCAGTCGTCAAGCTGCTCTTACTTCGCATCAAAGAATTCACTCAG AAGCTGAAAGTCAACTCCTGCCCCTCAGCACACCCGTAACAAAACTCCCTGGATGTTATGATTCAGAACACAAGCCATTTACTCGCTCGGGGAACGGAAAGGGTTTCCGTGATGAACAAAAGGGCAATGTACATGTTCCAAAGCAGAACAGAATGAAGGCAATGAAATGCAGATACAGGTCTCATCTCCATGCACACCAAAGAACCTACATAGTGGACAAAagttttgaatgctcagagtgtgggaggAAATTCAGTAGGAGTTTCCATGTTCGACAAcctcaaagaatccacacaggggagaaactgtttgaatgctcagtgtgtaaAAAGAAATTTGGACGGGTTGACGGTCTTCGAAAgcatcaaaaaatccacacaggggagaaaccttttgaatgctcagtgtgtggaaataaATTCAGACAAATTATCCATCTGCAgaagcatcaaagaatccacacaggggagaaaccttttgaatgctcagagtgtggaaagaaattcagacaTATGTACCATCTTCAGacgcatcaaagaatccacacaggggagaaaccttttgaatgctcagagtgtggaaagaaattcagacaTATGTACCatcttcagcggcatcaaagaacgcacacaggggagaaaccttttgagtgctcagagtgtggaaggaaaTTCAGCAGGAGTTTCCATCTTCATCGACATAAATGGATCCACAGAGGGGAGTGACCTTTTAAAGAGAAGG GTCTGCCTGTCCTTCTGGAGATCTGTTGG CTGtgcagaaccaactcttattcaaagccagagatggagaaagaCACTCCCAGAGGCCCCCAATGTGGAAAAATATCAGGGGCAAGAAAAATAGCTCCTCACGTCCTCCAGGCTGAGAATAGTGGAGAATTCCTTCAAGGGAGGCTTGGAGAACCCAAGAATCAGCCAGCAGGGGAGGGCTCCCTTTCCCTTGCTCAGTGGGAAGCTCAGTGGCAGGACTTCCTCAGGACAGTGGAAAAGCCTCACTTTCCgtggggatttccccccctgcCAGATAAACCTTCTCCCTGGGGGgatgccaaggccttcctggcctccttcgagcaagtggccgaaGCCTGTGGGTGGCCAAAAGATGAGTGGGCGACCCGACTCCAGCCGGCCCTCAGCGGAGAAGCCAAGTGGGCCTTTAATAGCCTGGATGTCCTGGACAGAGAGGACTATGGGAAAGTGAAGGCAGCCATCTTGCAATTGGATGCCCAGAGCCGGGAGAAGCAACGTGAAGAGTTCAGGCATTTCTGCTACCAGGAGGCTGAGGGGCCACGAGGGGCTTACAGCCGGCTGCGGGAAATGTGCCACAGGTGGCTGAGGGTGGAGAACCAcagcaaggagcagatcctggagctctTGGTCTTGGAGCAACTGCTGACTGTTCTGCCCCCGGAGATCCAGAGCCGGGTGAGGGAGAGCGGCCCCCAGAGCTGCTCCCaagcggtggccctggccgaggagCTCCTCTTGAGGCAGAAG GTGCGTTTGGAGGAGGCTGCTGGGAGCATGTCTGAGGCCAGTCAGGATCCGTCTGAGAGTGAGCAGAGATACCTCTTGATGGGCATCAAAGAAGAGGAGGCCAGAGATTACCTGg CTGGGAGCACAGGCAAAATGGCTGGGGAATTCCAGGGGCCATTGTTGGAAAATGCTGAGGAAGAAGGCTCTGAAGGAACCTGTAGGGATCCGGGTGGAATCAAGAGGAAGGAGATAAACAACGGTGACAAGAAGAAGAATAAACGTGTTGCTTTCCAAAGAGGAGACTGCCAGAATATCCCAGTCCAAGAAGAAAGTCCTCCCGAAAACAGATTTAATGAAGACCTGAGTTCTAACCAGAGAATCCACTCCAGGGAAAAAGACAAGGGAAGTCTGTCTGCTGGGAAGACTCATAATCAGAAAAGGAGCATTACTTTCCAGGAACAAATTCACTCAGGAGAGAAACGGTATaactgcttggagtgtggaaagcatTTCAGTCGTCAATCTGCTCTTACTTCGCATCAAAGAATTCACTCAG AAGATGAAAGCCAAATCATGCCCCTCATCACACCTGTCAGAAACCTCCCTGGATGTTATGATTCAGAAGATAAGTCATTGACCCGCTCAGGGAATGGAAAAGGGTTCTCTGATGGAAAACAAGGCATTGTACATTTTACAAAGCAATACAGAATGAAGGCAATGAAATATAGATACAGGTCTCAACTCCCTGCGCACCAAAGAACCTACTTAGGGGAGAAATGTTTTGAATGCTCAAAGTGTGGACAGAAATTCAGTCAAGGTTCTAATCTTCAACGCCATTttagaatccacacaggggagaaaccttttgaatgctcagagtgtggaaagagattcactcagagtggcagtcttcaataccatctgaaaacccacaccggggagaagcctttcgaatgctcagagtgtggaaagagattcagccgGGTTGACAGTCTTCgacaacatcaaagaatccacacaggagagaaacctttggaatgctcagtgtgtggaaagaaattcagttctaattctgatcttcagcggcatcaaagaacgcacacaggggagaaaccttttgaatgctcagtgtgtggaaagaaataCAGTCAGAGTCGCAGTCTTCAAAGGCATGAAAGAACACATATAGGGAAGAGACCTTTTCAGTGA
- the LOC143833840 gene encoding LOW QUALITY PROTEIN: uncharacterized protein LOC143833840 (The sequence of the model RefSeq protein was modified relative to this genomic sequence to represent the inferred CDS: substituted 3 bases at 3 genomic stop codons) codes for MEKDTPRGPQCGEKSGARKIAPHVLHAENSGEFLQGRLGEPKNQPAGEGSLSLAQWEAQWQDFLRTVEKPHFPWGFPPLPEKPSPWGDAKAFLASFEQVAEACGWPKDEWVTRLLPALRGEAKWAFNSLDVPDREDYGKVKAAILRVDAQNQEKQREEFRRFCYQEAEGPRGAYSRLREMCHRWLRVENHSKEQILELLVLEQLLTVLPPEIQSRVRESGPQSCSQAVALAEELLLRQEVPLEEAAGSMSEASQDPSESEQRYLLMGIKEEEARDYLAGSTGKMAGEFQGPLLENAEEEGSEGTCRDPGGIKRKEINNGDKKKNKRVAFQSGGCQNIPVQEESPPENRFNEDLSSNQRIHSREKDKGGLSAGKTHIQKRSITFQEQIHSGEKRYNCLECGKHFSRQSALTSHQRIHSEDESQIMPLITPVRNLPGCYDSEDKSLTRSGNGKGFSDGKQGIVHFTKQYRMKAMKCRYRSQLPAHQRTYLGEKCFECSKCGQKFSQGSNLQRHFRIHTGEKPLECSVCGKKFSYNSELQRHQRTHTGEKPFECSVCGKKFSYNSDLQRHQRTHTGEKPFECSVCGKKYSQSCSLQRHERTHIGKRPFQXSQSETVFHQNIYLHXHQTIHAGEKPLECSVQKEFKFIGTYKTYTDEKNFKCSESGKSFSWRSLLQRHQRSHMRNNRRGCLCRTNSYSKPEMEKDTPRGPQCGEISGARKIAPHVLHAENSGEFLQGRLGEPKNQPAGEGSLSLAQWEAQWQDFLRTVEKPHFPWGFPPLPEKPSPWGDAKAFLASFEQVAEACGWPKDEWVTRLLPALSREAKWAFNSLDVPDREDYGKVKAAILRVDAQNQEKQREEFRRFCYQEAEGPRGAYSRLREMCHRWLRVENHSKEQILELLVLEQLLTVLPPEIQSRVRESGPQSCSQAVALAEELLLRQEVPLEEAAGSMSEASQDPSESEQRYLLMGIKEEEARDYLAGSTGKMAGEFQGPLLENAEEEGSEGTCRDPGGIKRKEINNGDEKKNKRVAFQSGGCQNIPVQEESPPENRFNEDLSSNQRIHSREKDKGGLSAGKTHIQKRSITFQEQIHSGEKRYNCLECGKHFSRQSALTSHQRIHSEDESQIMPLITPVRNLPGCYDSEDKSLTRSGNGKGFSDGKQGIVHFTKQYRMKAMKCRYRSQLPAHQRTYLGEKCFECSKCGQKFSQGSKLQRHFRIHTGEKPFECTQCGKRFIQSSGLQYHLKTHTGEKPFECSECGKRFSRVDGLRQHQKIHTGEKPFECSVCGKKFSYNSDLQRHQRTHTGEKPFECSVCGRKFSRSSHLHRHKWIHKGEXPFKEKGITSSTYFHLETLYTIFAGK; via the exons atggagaaagaCACTCCCAGAGGCCCCCAATGTGGAGAAAAATCAGGGGCAAGAAAAATAGCTCCTCACGTCCTCCATGCTGAGAATAGTGGAGAATTCCTTCAAGGGAGGCTTGGAGAACCCAAGAATCAGCCAGCAGGGGAGGGCTCCCTTTCCCTCGCTCAGTGGGAAGCCCAGTGGCAGGACTTCCTCAGGACAGTGGAAAAGCCTCACTTTCCGTGGGGATTTCCCCCCTTGCCAGAGAAACCTTCTCCCTGGGGGGATGctaaggccttcctggcctccttcgagcaagtggccgaaGCCTGTGGGTGGCCAAAGGATGAGTGGGTGACCAGACTCCTGCCAGCCCTCAGAGGAGAAGCAAAGTGGGCCTTTAATAGTCTGGATGTCCCGGACAGAGAGGACTATGGGAAGGTGAAGGCAGCTATCTTGCGAGTGGATGCCCAGAACCAGGAGAAGCAGCGGGAAGAGTTCAGGCGTTTCTGTTACCAGGAGGCTGAGGGGCCACGAGGGGCTTACAGCCGGCTGCGGGAAATGTGCCACAGGTGGCTGAGGGTGGAGAACCAcagcaaggagcagatcctggagctctTGGTCCTGGAGCAACTGCTGACTGTTCTGCCCCCGGAGATCCAGAGCCGGGTGAGGGAGAGCGGCCCCCAGAGCTGCTCCCaagcggtggccctggccgaggagCTCCTCTTGAGGCAGGAG GTGCCTTTGGAGGAGGCTGCTGGGAGCATGTCTGAGGCCAGTCAGGATCCGTCTGAGAGCGAGCAGAGATACCTCTTGATGGGCATCAAAGAAGAGGAGGCCAGAGATTACCTGg CTGGGAGCACAGGCAAAATGGCTGGGGAATTCCAGGGGCCATTGTTGGAAAATGCTGAGGAAGAAGGCTCTGAAGGAACCTGTAGGGATCCGGGTGGAATCAAGAGGAAGGAGATAAACAACGGTGACAAGAAGAAGAATAAACGTGTTGCTTTCCAAAGTGGAGGTTGCCAAAATATCCCAGTCCAAGAAGAAAGTCCTCCCGAAAACAGATTTAATGAAGACCTGAGTTCTAACCAGAGAATCCACTCCAGGGAAAAAGACAAGGGAGGTCTGTCTGCTGGGAAGACTCATATTCAGAAAAGGAGCATTACTTTCCAGGAACAAATTCACTCAGGAGAGAAACGGTATaactgcttggagtgtggaaagcatTTCAGTCGTCAATCTGCTCTTACTTCACATCAAAGAATTCACTCAG AAGATGAAAGCCAAATCATGCCCCTCATCACACCTGTCAGAAACCTCCCTGGATGTTATGATTCAGAAGATAAGTCATTGACCCGCTCAGGGAATGGAAAGGGGTTCTCTGATGGAAAACAAGGCATTGTACATTTTACAAAGCAATACAGAATGAAGGCAATGAAATGTAGATACAGGTCTCAACTCCCTGCGCACCAAAGAACCTACTTAGGGGAGAAATGTTTTGAATGCTCAAAGTGTGGACAGAAATTCAGTCAAGGTTCTAATCTTCAACGCCATTttagaatccacacaggggagaaacctttggaatgctcagtgtgtggaaagaaattcagttataattctgaacttcagcggcatcaaagaacgcacacaggggagaaaccttttgaatgctcagtgtgtggaaagaaattcagttataattctgatcttcagcggcatcaaagaacgcacacaggggagaaaccttttgaatgctcagtgtgtggaaagaaataCAGTCAGAGTTGCAGTCTTCAAAGACATGAAAGAACACATATAGGGAAGAGACCTTTTCAGTGATCACAGTCTGAAACGGTATTCCATCAAAATATTTATCTTCATTAGCATCAAACAATCCatgcaggggagaaacctttaGAATGCTCAGTGCAAAAGGAGTTTAAGTTCATTGGCACATATAAAACCTACACAGATGAGAAAAATTTCAAATGTTCAGAATCTGGAAAGAGCTTCAGTTGGCGTAGCCTtcttcagcggcatcaaagaaGCCACATGAGGAACAACCGCAGGGGCTGC CTGtgcagaaccaactcttattcaaagccagagatggagaaagaCACTCCCAGAGGCCCCCAATGTGGAGAAATATCAGGGGCCAGAAAAATAGCTCCTCACGTCCTCCATGCTGAGAATAGTGGAGAATTCCTTCAAGGGAGGCTTGGAGAACCCAAGAATCAGCCAGCAGGGGAGGGCTCCCTTTCCCTCGCTCAGTGGGAAGCCCAGTGGCAGGACTTCCTCAGGACAGTGGAAAAGCCTCACTTTCCGTGGGGATTTCCCCCCTTGCCAGAGAAACCTTCTCCCTGGGGGgatgccaaggccttcctggcctccttcgagcaagtggccgaaGCCTGTGGGTGGCCAAAGGATGAGTGGGTGACCAGACTCCTGCCAGCCCTCAGCAGAGAAGCCAAGTGGGCCTTTAATAGCCTGGATGTCCCGGACAGAGAGGACTATGGGAAGGTGAAGGCAGCTATCTTGCGAGTGGATGCCCAGAACCAGGAGAAGCAGCGGGAAGAGTTCAGGCGTTTCTGTTACCAGGAGGCTGAGGGGCCACGAGGGGCTTACAGCCGGCTGCGGGAAATGTGCCACAGGTGGCTGAGGGTGGAGAACCAcagcaaggagcagatcctggagctctTGGTCCTGGAGCAACTGCTGACTGTTCTGCCCCCGGAGATCCAGAGCCGGGTGAGGGAGAGCGGCCCCCAGAGCTGCTCCCaagcggtggccctggccgaggagCTCCTCTTGAGGCAGGAG GTGCCTTTGGAGGAGGCTGCTGGGAGCATGTCTGAGGCCAGTCAGGATCCGTCTGAGAGCGAGCAGAGATACCTCTTGATGGGCATCAAAGAAGAGGAGGCCAGAGATTACCTGg CTGGGAGCACAGGCAAAATGGCTGGGGAATTCCAGGGGCCATTGTTGGAAAATGCCGAGGAAGAAGGCTCTGAAGGAACCTGTAGGGATCCGGGTGGAATCAAGAGGAAGGAGATAAACAACGGTGACGAGAAGAAGAATAAACGTGTTGCTTTCCAAAGTGGAGGCTGCCAAAATATCCCAGTCCAAGAAGAAAGTCCTCCCGAAAACAGATTTAATGAAGACCTGAGTTCTAACCAGAGAATCCACTCCAGGGAAAAAGACAAGGGAGGTCTGTCTGCTGGGAAGACTCATATTCAGAAAAGGAGCATTACTTTCCAGGAACAAATTCACTCAGGAGAGAAACGGTATaactgcttggagtgtggaaagcatTTCAGTCGTCAATCTGCTCTTACTTCGCATCAAAGAATTCACTCAG AAGATGAAAGCCAAATCATGCCCCTCATCACACCTGTCAGAAACCTCCCTGGATGTTATGATTCAGAAGATAAGTCATTGACCCGCTCAGGGAATGGAAAGGGGTTCTCTGATGGAAAACAAGGCATTGTACATTTTACAAAGCAATACAGAATGAAGGCAATGAAATGTAGATACAGGTCTCAACTCCCTGCGCACCAAAGAACCTACTTAGGGGAGAAATGTTTTGAATGCTCAAAGTGTGGACAGAAATTCAGTCAAGGTTCTAAACTTCAACGCCATTttagaatccacacaggggaaaagccttttgaatgcacacagtgtggaaagagattcattcagagcagtggtcttcaataccatctgaaaacccacaccggggagaagcctttcgaatgctcagagtgtggaaagagattcagccgGGTTGACGGTCTTCGACAacatcaaaaaatccacacaggagagaaaccttttgaatgctcagtgtgtggaaagaaattcagttataattctgatcttcagcggcatcaaagaacgcacacaggggagaaaccttttgagtgctcagtgtgtggaaggaAATTCAGCAGGAGTTCCCATCTTCATCGACATAAATGGATCCACAAAGGGGAGTGACCTTTTAAAGAGAAGGGAATAACTTCATCTACCTATTTCCATTTGGAAACCCTTTATACAATTTTTGCAGGAAAGTGA